The following proteins come from a genomic window of Edaphobacter sp. 4G125:
- a CDS encoding DUF2127 domain-containing protein, whose translation MPTQYSTDREWTETMEKTSNANEHHHRDRGLLMIGLFKLGKAILFFFLGMGAIHLLHKDLGDEIMRLARELRFDPESKIVSLILEKVDLIDDHRLKLISLGTFGYSALALTEGIGLMLEKVWAEYLTLILTVSFLPWELFELSRHPNWYRLSLLLINLAVLAYLVWLLKKKRVGEKSRVLSRESI comes from the coding sequence ATGCCGACTCAATACAGCACGGATCGCGAATGGACGGAGACGATGGAGAAAACCTCCAACGCGAATGAGCATCACCACCGCGATCGCGGCCTGCTGATGATCGGTCTCTTCAAGCTGGGAAAAGCTATCCTGTTCTTCTTCCTGGGAATGGGCGCGATCCATCTGCTCCACAAAGATCTCGGCGACGAGATTATGCGTCTGGCGCGAGAGTTGCGGTTCGATCCCGAAAGCAAGATCGTCTCTCTGATCCTCGAAAAGGTCGACTTGATCGACGATCATCGACTGAAGCTGATCAGCTTGGGGACCTTCGGATACTCTGCGCTTGCTCTTACAGAAGGCATCGGTCTGATGCTCGAGAAGGTCTGGGCAGAGTACCTCACTCTGATCCTGACCGTCTCCTTCCTTCCCTGGGAGCTCTTCGAGCTGAGCCGTCACCCCAACTGGTACCGGTTGAGCCTCCTCCTGATCAATCTCGCGGTCCTCGCCTATCTCGTCTGGCTTTTGAAGAAGAAAAGGGTCGGAGAGAAGAGCCGGGTTCTGTCACGTGAATCCATTTAA
- a CDS encoding division/cell wall cluster transcriptional repressor MraZ produces MFRGNHPTRVDEKGRLKLPAEFKRRVDELYGPQFYITSKDGKRAEVYPLKEWEKIEEKLAAIPSMNPAKKKFLDVTNYYGQVAEMDAQGRLLLPQILRESAKVVGDVVVLGSQTFLEVVNHDSFKAELEAQPMTETDMAALADFGL; encoded by the coding sequence ATGTTCAGGGGAAATCACCCAACCCGCGTGGACGAGAAAGGCCGGCTGAAGCTGCCGGCTGAGTTCAAGCGCCGGGTGGACGAACTGTACGGGCCCCAGTTCTACATCACCAGCAAGGACGGGAAGCGGGCGGAGGTTTACCCGCTAAAGGAGTGGGAAAAGATCGAGGAGAAGCTGGCCGCGATCCCTTCCATGAACCCGGCTAAGAAGAAGTTTCTGGACGTGACGAACTATTACGGCCAGGTAGCAGAGATGGACGCGCAGGGGAGATTGCTGTTGCCGCAGATTCTGCGGGAGTCGGCAAAGGTTGTGGGAGACGTCGTTGTTCTGGGCTCTCAAACGTTTCTAGAGGTCGTCAACCACGACTCGTTCAAGGCCGAGCTCGAGGCTCAGCCGATGACCGAGACCGATATGGCGGCGCTGGCAGATTTTGGTTTATAG
- the rsmH gene encoding 16S rRNA (cytosine(1402)-N(4))-methyltransferase RsmH: MMRPQHVPVLLDEVIEYLNVRPGGVIADATLGLAGHSSEIARRLGPKGKLIAFDRDPEAMELAKARLEELRAELGNEMPEVKLIPRAFSTAASEIEPASLDGLLADIGVSSLQLDEAHRGFSFRADGPLDMRMDPRSELTAEQVVNQEDENELANLIYEFGEERRSRRIARAIVRARPITTTAELARVVSAAAPTINRSERGQIHPATRTFQALRIYVNDELGEIGKLLESAPSLLKPEGRLVVISFHSLEDRLVKDAFREAGRSEVYEVLTKKPVTAGEEEERRNPRSRSAKLRAAMKL, translated from the coding sequence ATGATGAGACCGCAACATGTGCCGGTTCTTTTAGATGAGGTAATCGAATACCTGAATGTGCGACCTGGCGGAGTAATCGCCGATGCCACGCTCGGTCTTGCAGGCCATTCTTCGGAGATTGCGAGGAGGCTTGGGCCAAAGGGAAAGCTGATCGCGTTTGATCGCGACCCCGAGGCGATGGAGCTGGCGAAGGCGAGGCTTGAAGAGCTTCGCGCGGAGCTGGGCAACGAGATGCCGGAGGTGAAGTTGATTCCCAGGGCATTTTCCACGGCGGCCAGCGAGATTGAACCAGCAAGCCTGGATGGATTGTTGGCAGATATCGGCGTCAGCAGTCTGCAACTGGATGAGGCGCACAGAGGATTTAGTTTTCGGGCCGATGGGCCGCTGGACATGCGGATGGATCCGCGCAGCGAGTTGACGGCCGAACAGGTGGTAAATCAGGAAGACGAAAACGAACTCGCCAACCTGATTTACGAATTCGGAGAGGAAAGGAGGTCGCGGAGAATCGCCAGAGCAATTGTGAGGGCCCGGCCGATTACAACGACGGCAGAACTTGCCAGAGTGGTATCGGCCGCGGCCCCAACAATAAACAGATCTGAGCGAGGCCAGATTCATCCGGCGACGAGAACCTTTCAGGCGCTCCGAATTTATGTGAACGACGAACTGGGAGAGATTGGGAAGCTGCTCGAAAGCGCACCCTCTCTTCTGAAGCCGGAAGGAAGACTGGTTGTCATCAGCTTCCACTCTTTAGAGGACCGGTTGGTTAAGGATGCATTCCGCGAGGCGGGGCGTTCTGAGGTATACGAGGTTTTGACGAAGAAGCCGGTAACAGCCGGTGAGGAAGAAGAAAGAAGAAACCCGCGGTCGAGAAGTGCAAAGCTGCGGGCGGCAATGAAGTTGTGA
- a CDS encoding FtsB/FtsL family cell division protein, which yields MAASAMAGQQIEIMGAAAARPQRRTVSIAERNRALLEAQRKARRGPTPEVFFAKHLDNTRLVKADDPERRREMRQFATVMSMLFVLVMVYVWQHFMAIEIGYKVEAQKQQVEQLREQNRQFRLAEAQLTDPERIDTLAKQLGLDAPQPGQVVHPDASLSNAPVWAEATAPAIVAR from the coding sequence ATGGCAGCGTCGGCGATGGCAGGACAACAGATCGAGATCATGGGAGCAGCGGCAGCAAGACCGCAACGCCGCACCGTCTCCATTGCAGAGCGTAATCGCGCCCTGCTCGAAGCGCAGCGCAAAGCCCGTCGCGGCCCCACACCTGAGGTCTTCTTTGCCAAACATCTTGACAATACGCGCCTGGTGAAGGCCGATGATCCGGAGCGTCGCCGCGAGATGCGCCAGTTCGCCACTGTGATGAGCATGCTCTTTGTGCTGGTGATGGTGTACGTGTGGCAGCACTTCATGGCTATCGAGATCGGCTACAAGGTAGAGGCTCAGAAGCAGCAGGTGGAGCAGCTGCGGGAGCAGAACCGCCAGTTTCGTTTAGCTGAGGCACAGCTTACTGATCCCGAGAGGATCGATACTCTGGCCAAGCAGCTTGGTCTCGATGCACCTCAACCCGGCCAGGTAGTACATCCTGATGCAAGCCTGTCGAATGCGCCGGTATGGGCAGAGGCAACGGCTCCGGCGATTGTGGCCCGGTAG
- the dxs gene encoding 1-deoxy-D-xylulose-5-phosphate synthase, with the protein MDGILNRIKSPADVKKLSMPELERLAEEIRERLITSIAKTGGHIGPNLGVVELTIALHYVFDTPADSFVFDVSHQAYVHKLLTGREDRFHTIRQPEGLNGFMLRTESEHDSYGAGHAGTALSAALGMAVARDLAGGKEHIVALAGDAAFTNGISFEALNNIAAQTRRMIIVLNDNAWSIDKNVGAIAEYFHKITANTTFSNLHDKAAGLIERFGGKAARHVVRKAEEAAKGLIGPGMLFEEFGLSYYGPIDGHNLPLLIETFKFLKQQNKPVVLHAITQKGRGFQPALEKQKKFHGLGPYDPESGETKSAGQKTYSEIFAESLTKLAGMNDKVVAITAAMPNGTALDLFRPHHPSRYFDVGIAEEHAVIFAGGMATKGYKPFCAIYSTFLQRAFDPIVHDICLQNLPVVFCMDRGGLSGDDGPTHHGLFDISYLRSIPNLIHMVPKDEDELQDMMYTAMLHDGPSAVRYPRGIGPGVAIKEKPAAIEIGKAEVVHDPGRVDVAIFGLGAMFSEGTRLKEMLEHEGFSAALIDPRFAKPVDRSCLADFGSRAGLLITLEDHVLAGGFGSAVMETLNELDLNVPVVRIGWPDSFIEHGKVEALRAKYGITAEAALEKARPHLTRLMERVLAKHS; encoded by the coding sequence ATGGACGGGATACTAAACAGAATCAAATCTCCAGCAGACGTTAAGAAGCTCTCCATGCCTGAGCTGGAGCGGCTCGCGGAAGAGATTCGTGAGCGCCTCATTACCTCAATAGCCAAGACGGGCGGGCACATCGGCCCTAATCTTGGAGTGGTTGAGTTGACCATTGCGCTCCACTATGTCTTCGATACCCCTGCTGACAGTTTCGTTTTTGACGTCAGCCACCAGGCCTATGTCCATAAGCTGCTCACCGGACGCGAAGATCGTTTCCATACAATTCGCCAGCCTGAAGGACTCAACGGCTTTATGCTGCGCACCGAAAGCGAACACGACAGCTACGGCGCAGGCCACGCCGGAACCGCGCTTTCCGCCGCTCTGGGGATGGCGGTTGCGCGCGATCTCGCAGGCGGCAAAGAACACATCGTCGCTCTTGCCGGGGACGCCGCCTTTACCAACGGAATCTCCTTCGAGGCCCTGAATAATATTGCCGCGCAGACGCGCCGCATGATTATTGTGCTCAACGACAACGCCTGGTCCATCGACAAGAACGTCGGAGCCATCGCCGAGTACTTCCACAAGATCACTGCCAATACCACCTTCAGCAATCTGCATGACAAGGCGGCCGGACTGATCGAGAGGTTCGGAGGAAAAGCTGCGCGCCACGTCGTTCGTAAGGCTGAGGAAGCGGCCAAGGGACTGATCGGTCCGGGCATGCTCTTTGAGGAATTTGGCCTCAGCTACTATGGCCCCATCGACGGCCACAATCTTCCGCTGCTAATCGAGACCTTTAAGTTCCTCAAGCAGCAGAACAAGCCGGTTGTGCTTCACGCCATCACGCAGAAAGGCCGCGGCTTCCAGCCAGCTCTGGAGAAGCAGAAAAAGTTCCACGGCCTCGGACCCTACGACCCCGAATCCGGAGAAACCAAGTCTGCGGGCCAGAAGACCTACTCAGAGATCTTCGCCGAAAGCCTGACCAAGCTCGCCGGGATGAACGACAAGGTTGTCGCCATTACTGCGGCCATGCCCAACGGAACCGCACTGGACCTCTTCCGCCCGCATCATCCTTCCCGCTACTTCGACGTAGGAATCGCGGAAGAGCACGCCGTGATCTTCGCTGGTGGCATGGCGACCAAGGGTTACAAACCCTTTTGCGCTATCTACTCGACTTTTCTGCAGCGAGCCTTCGATCCTATCGTCCATGACATATGCCTGCAAAACCTCCCCGTCGTCTTCTGCATGGATCGCGGTGGACTCAGCGGTGACGACGGTCCCACGCACCACGGGCTCTTCGACATCAGCTATCTCCGCAGTATCCCGAACCTCATCCATATGGTTCCCAAAGATGAAGATGAGTTGCAGGACATGATGTATACCGCCATGTTGCACGACGGTCCGTCAGCTGTTCGCTACCCTCGTGGTATCGGGCCAGGAGTTGCTATCAAAGAAAAGCCTGCTGCGATCGAGATCGGCAAAGCCGAAGTCGTCCACGATCCGGGCCGTGTCGATGTCGCGATCTTTGGGCTCGGAGCCATGTTCTCCGAAGGCACTCGCCTGAAGGAGATGCTTGAACACGAGGGGTTCTCCGCAGCATTGATTGACCCACGTTTCGCCAAGCCCGTCGATCGCAGCTGTCTTGCAGACTTCGGTTCACGTGCTGGTCTGCTGATTACGTTGGAAGATCATGTTCTCGCTGGAGGCTTCGGATCTGCTGTGATGGAAACACTGAACGAGCTGGACCTCAATGTTCCCGTCGTCCGGATCGGATGGCCCGATAGCTTTATCGAGCATGGCAAAGTCGAAGCTCTGCGAGCGAAGTATGGCATCACTGCGGAAGCCGCGCTCGAGAAGGCACGGCCGCATCTTACCCGGCTGATGGAGCGTGTTCTGGCGAAGCACTCATAA